GCCAATAACGGCCTGCCGGGTTTGTGTTGTTCGGGATGCACGTTCGTTAAATATTCCTCTTCCCAGCATTCGGGATCACAGCCCGGAAAGAGCTCTGAGTAATCCCGCCTGACCGGAATCTCACATTCAAACGCGGGGCCGACATTCATCCGCAGACGGGCGTAAGACTGTCCCTGCCGGGCCAGGATGAACATCACGGCCCAGTCGGATCGACCAAAGACGCGTTCAAACGTCTCTTCATCGGTCGGACTGGGCTCTGGACAGTGTCCTGGGTGGGTGTGGATCCAGATCCGGCCAAACTGCTCAGGGCGTAGGCCAGTATCGACCTGATCGTCAAAGAAATTCGCTACCGCCTCGTCGTCGAAGGCCACATGGACCAGCGAGCAGGTCTGTTTCACCAGTTGCAGGTCCTGGACCAGTAGCAAATCCCTCGGGGCCGTGATTCCAAAGCCGCCAACCTCCGTATCACCATAATCACGCAAAAACAGCAGTTTGGCCCAGGCGGTCGGACTAAAGCGGAGTGACGGCAGGAGAGACCGTCTCCGGCGACGTGGTTTCCTGGTCCGGTTCGTACGTTTCTTCATCTTCCTGTGTTTCACAGATCGGGCACCTTTCTTCATGATCGAGGCAATTTGAACAACAGCTGGAACGACAGAGTCCACACTCTTTCAGGCAGGATTCACAGCAGTTATCGCGACAGACTTCACAGCGGGTCACGCAATCGTGGCAAAATGAGGAGTTACAGTCGGCACAGCTATTGGTACATTGCAGGCACAACCGGTTCTCGCAATTTGTGCAATGGGTCTGTTCATCTGTGGTCACGACATCCGCACATTCACTGCATTCCGCACTATGCCAGTCGCTGAGAGCGACATAGGGACTTTCCGGGTTGTAAGTGAGTAACAGGCGATTCACCAGCACGAAAAAATCCAGCAGTCGTCCCTGTTTCAGGGAGCGTCTGATGGGCACGCGGGCGTCTCCTTCACAGACATTGTCATACTGCACATGAGGATGCGTGACCGCATCATTGGTTATCGGTGGCTGCGGGTCTTGGGCAATCACTGTGTAGTGAAAGGGCGAGTCTGAATTCAATGCTGCCAGTTCCAGCCGAATCTCAAACGCTCCCAGATAGACGCCCTCCAGCATGACTGACTCTGTGACGACTGAAATCGTCTTATTCTTGAGATCGATGATGTAATCACCAAATTCCTCTTCCAGGGCCAGCAGGTCTTCATAGACGATACGTATTGCAGGAACAGGCTTTTCAGCAGTGGCAGACTCCAGTTCCTGCTGCAACGTCACAAGTTGCCGTGTTAGCTGAAGTACTTCTGTGATCAGTTCCCGTTCCACTTTGGCGGCCGCACGAAACCAGCCGCGCTCCTGGGCCTGCTGTCGCATGCGGATCAACCGCAGACAGCTTAACCAGGCCGCTTCCGGCAGCCCGGTATTCGTCTCACTTGTATGTGTGCTGAGTTGTTTCTCTACCAGACTGGCCATCCGCCAGACCGTTTTCGAACTCTGTTTCATAGTTCGTTTACTCCCATTAATTGAAAACAGGCTGCCGGGAAAGTGGTCCCGACAGCCTGTCAGAGACAAAATAATTCACTTCAACAACGGCTAGTTTTTCGCACCTTCGATTTTCGTTGGAGTTATAGATATCCGGTCCCCGTCCTCTAACGTCTGATCGGGAGGGCATGGTTGACGATTGACCCGGATCAGGTATTCCGACGCGTTCGCATCTCGCATGCGTTGTTCGAACAGTTGAGAGACCGTGGTTCCTGTGGCGACTTCGATGTAGTCCGCGAATCCGCCGCCGTCGTTATTAATCAGCAAAACTTTCATAGCATTCCTTTCTGGAATTGAATTGGAGATGTAAAAAGAGAAATCGTTGGTTTAACCAAACGGCTTTCGTTTGCGACGTCGTTTTCTATGCCGAGACTTAACGGCACGTCGTCCCCGTTGCCGCCCACTATGGAGCATCAGCAAGCGATTTGAGTGGAAGGGAGCATCTGCCTGACTGAGACAGTGAAAGCCCTTGAGATCGGAATCACACCAATGACGGTACATGATTCAATCCCTCTGCCTGCTTAATCATTCGCTGGTTTTCCAGTTCGTCCCAATCGATGACCAGCGGTCCCGACGTTTCCGAATCCGGATCAACGCTTTCATGGGGCTCTGCCAGTAAGAAGCCCAGGCGTTTGACGGTGGTGATTGTCTCGCCGGTGGCCAGGGCGACGGCCCGATTCAAGTCTGACTGTTTCATCTAATGTCTCCTAAAAACAAAGGGTTCAATAAAAAAGCCCCGATCCTGCAGGGACAATTCTGCAAGACCAGGGCTTATTGTGGGAAATTACAATCTCAGGGGCTGGGGGAGAGCCAGTGCTGATCCAGCCAGTCAACTTCTGACTGCAGGGCCGCACTCCGTTTTGTAAACGGACCCAGCCGCGGTCCCTGGACGGGGGACAGATTCACGATCCATTGCCCGGTAGCATTCGGTTCAACAAACGAGCCGCGTGAGATGTGCAGTGGACCGAGGGCAGCTAGGTCGATGGCTTCGGCATAAATGCAGCGGACTTGCCCCTCGGGTGTGATCAAGAGTTGCATACAACCTCCTTACTTCGGAGTCCGCATTATCTGACGCCGCGGCCGGTCGACCAGCAGACCATCCAGGGCAGCCTGGACGCCCGACAGATCAGAGGCTACCTGCTGCCGGAGTGTGTCCCGTTTTCTCAGTTCCTGGGGCTGAATCCCCTCCACAATGTTCTGGCACTGTGAGACGAGCGCATCCAGCTGTTCGTTGGAACGGACATTCAGAGATCGGAAACGTTCAAAGAACTCATGCAGGTTCCCGATGGCCGAGTCCCGGAAGACTTTCGGGCGGCCGTCGGCCTGCCCGCTCAAGCGATCCGTGAGATGCGACACCAGCTTGGTCAGCTCGTCCAGAAAGGCGTCCTCCGCCAGCCGGACCGCCTCTTCGAACCGTGACTGCACGCGCTGGCACTCCTGTTCGTAGAGCTCGGGATTGAGCTGCCTGAGATAATTCGGCGGTTCGATACTGGGGTATTCCCAGGTGATTTCGAACAGCCCCACCAGCGTTGCAGGATAATCGTCGTCGTTGAACAGACTACCCAGTCGCTCCCGGGCCGCCGATTTCATGGACAGGTATTGTTCATCCAGTTCCGCGACCGCCTCGGCCAGTACTTCCGTAAACCGATGCATCTGCTCCTGGAAAGCGTTCAGTGCATCCTGTCGCAATAAGCGGATGCCTGATTCCGGAAAAGGCAGACTGACCGAGGTCCAGTATTTCCGTACCTGGTTACGAACGGCACTTACGGCCCGAAAACGGGGATGTCCCGTATCCAGCAGCTTCTTACCGGCACTCAGGAACGCTCCTTCCGCCCCAAACGATTCGGCGGCCTGGGCCTTCTGGTCGCGTGTGAGCGACTTCCGTGTACCAAACCATTCAAAACTGACCCGCGTCGCACACATTGTCACCCGAAGTCGGTCGATCGGATCGTGGCGGGTCTCAACTTCTTCAATAGTAGCCATAGTCATCGATTCTCCTTGATTAGAGTCAGGTTTAGTTTCTGCGAGGATCGCGGGAGAGCTTTCGTTGTGCACGGGCTCCCGACCGCTCTCCATGAACAAAGACGCCCGGTTGCTCTGCAGACAAGCAACGGTTGCTGGCCCAACGTCTGAGTCGGGCCACTGATTCCGCGGCCGTGACAGCCACGGGGACCACATTTTCAGCAGCCTGGGTTAACGGGACATCCAGCAGGGTCGCCAGTCGGCAGCAGGCCCGAAT
The nucleotide sequence above comes from Gimesia sp.. Encoded proteins:
- a CDS encoding MoaD/ThiS family protein produces the protein MKVLLINNDGGGFADYIEVATGTTVSQLFEQRMRDANASEYLIRVNRQPCPPDQTLEDGDRISITPTKIEGAKN